The DNA window CAGTATGTGGTTGGTAAGAGTGTTTACATAATATTGATATATCGTCAACTATAGTaagtattagggttgtcccgataccaatattttggtaccggtaccgatacttttctaaataaagggtaccacaaaaaattgcattatcggctttattttaacaaaaaatcttacggtacattaaacattggtttcttattgcaatctaagaacaattttgtccttaaataaaatagggaacatactagacaacttgtcttttagtagtaagtaatgaTGATAGCACAAATtcaggtattgatccgataccaagtagttacaggatcatacattggtcataatcaaagacctcatgtgtccagggacgtatttcctgaatttataaacataatatgaattttgaaaaaaagaaaaaagattttgtgacgataacaaAGATCGATGtaaccatagtagtatcgactcgatacgctcttgtacttggtatcattacagtggatgtcaggtgtagatcaacccatggcgtttgtttacattgtgacgccggtgagctattgtatcctcatacggtgtgtagtgaagcatgttcagctattcctcgtcctgcagtgataatgatactcgtaagaaacatactttatttgtcgccatggaggcgaggattagtgatttagaagtagctaaaacacttccGACTCTGGATGgattttagctgctagctagctagccatgtcttaaagcacctcttcctgggggtgtttcagtgttataacttcacctttatcgttagtttttaagccaaaatgcatcctttttcccttttctgtctacacactgtgtctgcttgtaagtgctccgtgattgtgcgctgccgaacatgctcctatgCTCGTAAAccggcaatgtcacgacgtgacgacgcgacgtcatgcccgttaaaaagaaaaaagaatatggggaaccggtacttctcAAACAGAGTAtaataccgtttttgattcattagcaccgcgatactatactagtatcggtataccgtatAACCCTAGTAGGTATATAGGAAAGGGCTACTTACAGTATACGAACATATCCAACAGATAGGTTTTAAATCATCTTTCTGTTCTGGTCAACCTAAGACCAGAACCATAATCTGAGGCTATGCTTTTTAGTAATGATTATCAAGACTAGACTCCAGCCACTTCACCCAAATCTAAACTTAAAACCCTTTTCCCGGAGCCTAAGACTCACTTTATTACTATAGAATCGTCTCCAAGCTGTATCCTCAGAACCTGAATTTCTGACTGATGTCCCAAAGTCTATACCTCTGACTTGTTCTCCCAAGGTTTTACTTAAATCTCTACACTCAGAATTTTTAACTGTTTCCCGTTGGGCGTAGGACATTTCAACCCAGCCTACATTCAAGTCAGTAACCACAGAGTGTTACTAAAGCTACATTCTAGACGTTACAGCTAGAGCTTTGACTTAACAAGGTTGCTTCTGAGCATTGGAATAAGCTTTCGTCTCCTTAAACTATAGACACCTAGACTTTAAACTGTTATCTCTGAACCTGGGAATCAACCTGTTTCACTCCGACCTCGGCCTCAAGATGTATCTAAGAAACTGGAAATGTATTGGACACAGCTTTCTTGACAAAGCCATTCTCCTTCTTCTTCAACCAGAACATTGACGTTCGACTGTTTCCCCGTAATCTTACAATCTCTTAGGCCACAAACTGTATCCACAGAATCGGTGTGTGGGACTTAGACCTCCTTTTTCCAGGAACTGAGCCTTGTTCCTCCAAAGTCAGCATCTAATCTCTACACCTATAATCTAGATTTTAGACTGTTGGCTCAGAAACTTGGAATCTTGTGAAACTATCTTTGAATTTTCTCAGCCAAAACTTAGACTTTCAACTGCTGCTCTCAAGCCTTCTGCAGTTCCCTAAGAATCTAGTCTTCAGACTGTTATCCTAAATGCTAGACTCAGGAAAATGTTTCAATCTTTTTGCCCAGAGCTCAAACTTTCAACTGATATCTCCGAGCACAGGAGTCTTTAccgctgtccatccatccatccattttctaccgcttattcccttttagggtcgcggggggcgctggagcctatctcagctacaatcgggcggaaggcggggtacaccctggacaagtcgccacctcatcgcagggccaacacagatagacagacaacattcacactcacattcacacactagggccaatttagtgttgccaatcaacctatccccaggtgcatgtctttggaggtgggaggaagccggagtacccggagggaacccacgcagtcacggggagaacatgcaaactccacacagaaagatcccgagcccgggattgaacccaaaactactcaggaccttcgtattgtgaggcagatgcactaacccctctgccaccgcgaCGCCTCTTTACCGCTGTCTAGATCCTAAAATGTAACCACATAGTGTTACACATAGAGCTTAGACTTTACAATGTTGATTCTGAGCCTTCTTCTACTGAGACCATATTCCTCTATGACCCGTGCCTATAATTTCAACTGTGACCTCTGAGCCTAAGGTTTAGTCTTTTTCACTCTGGCCTAAATTCCAAGCTGTAGCTACAGAAACTACAAAAGTCTTGAACACACTCTCCTTGATTAAAGCCATCCTCCTTCTTCTGTGACCAGAACCTACACTTCCGACTGTTTCTCCCAATCCTTCAATCTCTGAGGCCTTAAACTGTAGCCACAGAATCATTGTCAAGGACTCAGACTCCTTTTCCCAGGAACTGAACCTCAACCACCCAAAGTTACAATCCAATCTCTACAACAGGGTTATTCAACTAAATTCTTTTGTGGGCCACATTTCTAGAATGGTAAGGACCGGGTGCTGAACTTCACTCTTCACTATTAtcttcactattattcttattttgtagaTTCCTGAGGACAAGCATCTTAAGCAGTTGGGATTTTTGTCCATTCATTTTGTCAGAGTTGCAGATTTCAGAGAAGAGCCTTCCAACAGAAGTGTGttcctgtttttaaggatctaatgCAAAAATAGCTTGTTAAGTAGTTATATAATAAGAGTTAATACATTGTCTCTTGGGTTGGggagggttggggaggagatcctgccccatgtggatgagttcaagtacctcagagtcttgttcacgagtgagggaagagtggtggatcgtgagatcgacaggcagatcggtgcagcgtcttcagtaatgcggacgctttatcgatccgttgtggtgaagaaagagctgagccggaaggcaaagctctcaatttaccggtcgatctacatcgaccttacctatggtcatgagctttgggttgtgaccgaaaggacaagatcacaagtacaaacggccgaaatgagtttcctccaccgggtggcgaggctctctcttagagatagggtgagaagctctgccatccgtggGGGGgcccaaagtaaagccgctgctcctccactttgagaggagccagatgaggtggttcgggcatctggtcaggatgccacccgaacgcctcccaagggacgtgtttagggcacgtccaaccggtaggaggccacggggaagacccaggacacgttgggaagactatgtctttcgACTGGCCTGGGAGACCCCCCAgcaggagttggacgaagtggctggggagaggaaggtctgggcttccctgcttatgctgctgcccctgcgacccgacctcggataagcggaagaagatggatggatggatggacattgtcTCTTTGACAGTGCTCCCGtgattttaggaatctgctgcaaaaatgttgttGTCTTCCAAGTTTTTCAAACTTAACTCACGGGCCAGGTGTGGTGTCATTACTGTGCCAGATTTAGCCCTCGGTACACAAGTTGAATAGCCTTGTTCTACACCCATGACCTAGACTTTAGATCATTGGTCCTGAACTTTACAATCTGCTTTTTTCATTCTTTGAATTCCTGCAACCAAAACCTAGACTTTCAACTGTTGCTCTCAAGCCCTCTGCGGTATCCGCGGAATCTAGGCTTCGAACTGTTGTCTAATAGGTTTGACTTGGGGAGATACTCCAATCTTTCCGCCGAGAACTCAAACTTTCAACTGTTACCCCTGAGCTTTGGATCCCTTCACCACTATTGTCTCTACAGTAAATCCAAAAGTCTCAAGATGCCGTATTTTCAGGGTTTTATATCTCTATCATAACAGTTTGTCAACTGACCCGCTTTACAGATTTTAATCTTCCTTCTGAAGTTTGGGGCATCTAAATTCTCTTGAAAAGGCTACGTGCAAAATCACTGTTGTTTATTTCCAGAGAAGCTCCTTGATTTATGATTGTCAACCCAAAGTACTGATAATGTTTGTCGCTACCCAGGCAGGTCCCAGGTCACATTCAGGTGGGGCTTCTGTTTGACGCCACAGGGCTACGATCCCAATCATGACAGGccccgttttttttttaccagccctGCGACCCGGCTGCCCCAGACGGTAGGCCATCCTGCATAGAGGCTCATCCGGTCTTTCACTATACACACTGTACCGAAAAAAGGACAACTATCAAAAGAAAGGTGAGAAAGGGCAAAGATATGTTCAAACAATGAGAGATAAGGTGTCGGACTGAGAGATATAAGGTATAATTGTTGCGATGGTGTTATGTTGGTCACCTGGATCTCAGGTCAGAAGGGTGTGAGGCATTAGCTGGCACAGCTAAGAGCAGGAGCTTGTTCGAAAACGTGTGGGGGCCGTAGGAAGTGCTGTGTGGAGGAGataacggtgtgtgtgtgtgtgtgtgtgtgtgtgtgtgtgtgtgtgtgtgtgtgtgtgtgtgtgtgtgtgtgtgtgtgtgtgctggaggGGGTGAGGAGGAGTTGAGAGAGTAACAGTGCCCTCAGCCCTGCCCCGCTCTTTCCTCTATTCACTACACATATCCTGTCTGTGTGCAGCTCCTTAATGGCTTTTAATGAGCCACCAGTGAATCTCTCCCCTTCCTGCCTTCACACAATATGCCAggcgagaaagagagagagagagagaaagagagagagagagagagagagagagagagagagagaaagagaagagagagagagagagagagagagagagagagagagagagagagagagagagagaccaagtttctattgtggatcacggatttgtattttaaaccaccacaAATCCTATGCCCTctggaaaatgagagtcgagGACGATCACTGTGATTTCTACCTCGTCGGTAAATCATCGGCGAAGCACCCAGGTTTCGGAGGTAATGTGATTCACTCGTGCCTCACAGCGGATCGGAACAGAAGAAACAAgtccctgactggaaggatagaccgaAGATCAACGATTTTCTTATTACTTCTACTCTCAGGAGAGACTGAACTAAACCCTGGACCAGTAACCACCCGGTTAATGTTGTCTCGCCTAGCGAAGTCTAGCAGTGCCGTATCAACACCCATGACCGTTGCTAACGACGCTAAGGAAGCCAGCTTAGCTGCGGGACCTCGtcggagctatgctaaaaacattagctctccacctgcgCCAGCCCTCACATGCTCATCATCACccgagctcacctgcgttccagtggCGGAGGAAGACAGCCCAGACACCGGTGAGGACACCGGTGAGGACAGCGGTGAGGACAGCGGCTCGGCGGCAGACGGCGTAATGGCGGTGGACGACACCCTGGTCACCAGTGAGGACGGTTCCCCCCAGACCCTGACGGACTACACCGCGGCGCATGGACCCCCCGCGGCCTACACAGGCTTCAGGGGATTCTTTGTTCAACCCTGGTCGTTGTTCTCAGCCTCACCGAAGCCCGCGAAAACAACCCCATCCCCCCCTACCTgggcccccccctcccccactccTGGATCCCCCATCACCTGGCAGATGAACAATGGGCCTCTCTCCCCCTCCCTTAAGCCTCTCCTTCCAAACAGAGAATTGGACTCCACTGCAACAACCAACATGGTCATCCCACCATCTTCTGGACAATACCTTTCCCCAGCGGACTCTGATGTTCTCTTTGGTTCCAGTGGGCTACACATTATCCACCTTAATGTGAACAGCCTCTCTGGAACCAAACTAgaccaaatcagagaaatgtTCCATGACCACAAGGTAAAAATCCTGTGTTTCTCTGAAACTAAATTAGATCAAGGTGTTTCTGACTCAGAGATAGAGATAGAAAACTTATCAGTTATCAGAAAGGACAGGAATAAACATGGTGggggtgtttgtatgtatatttaccatgatataaaatacataactcGCACTGATCTCAACCACAATGCCCTTGAATCTGTGAGGGCGGAAATCAAATTCAAAAACGGGATAGGGACTGTATACcgaccccctaatcagagtgattTCTATGATGCTCTCGAGGAGTGCTTAGCTAAGGTAGACAACGTGGAGAAAATTATAACTGGAGATCTGAGCACAGATATTCAACGCAGAGATGCGCCTGTCTTCAAATTTTACAGCAAGCTTTGTAATCTGCACGGTCTCACCCAGCTAATAACACTACCCAGaagggtgtgtgattccacccaatcaaccatagatctcattctcacATCAGACCGGCCTAACATAAAAAATTgtggggtcatgatctgtggtcttagcgaccactatctaactTTTTGCACCCGCAAAATAGCTAAACCCAAAGCTAACGACCACATAACAGCtcaatccagatcccttaaaacatactccagtgataatttcaacCTCAAACTGggtgagtgggactggtcccctgtgctcaCGAGCAACCTGGTCGATGATGCTTGGGATCGCTTTAAAACAGTGTTCCTAGCGATACTAAATGATATGGCTCCTGtgagaacagtcaggatcaaagccaGCTCTGAACAATGGATGAATCCGGATCTATTAGCTGCCATacaagacagagacagaaaatactccgaataccaaaagtgcAAAACCAAtgtagataaacaacccaataataaccaCAAATCAGTCCTTAcaacactcaaaaagcaatgcaataaattaagaaataaggcaaacaacctgactaaatccttaaaaaaaatcacattgacGACCAAAGAAAggcaaacacaaataagccacgtgaccTCTGGAAAATCCTCAATAACCAGCTTCCTGGCTtcagccagaaacttaaaaccagacccaccaacatcaacatcaaggaggacgactccctcattacagacaaactggaggtagcaagcagacttaacacctttttcaccagcatagccacaacaCTAGTTAACAAGCTTCCCCACCACTCTGGTccctttggtgtagaacacagtAAAGCCTACTACCGAAAGCtaggagcagggccggcccgtggcataggccgtataggcaaatgctaagggcgccgtccatcagggggcgccacgccagtgccacaaatgttggagaaaaaaagaaaaaaaaaagttggtactattatttctaaatacaaaaaataatcccacgttaattaaaatgcaaagtaaagcctatttaatagaaatattatttgttacaacattacgcccccccccccctcctccccccgcacggtgcgccccctcccttcccgtatcatgactctttttggacgtcaccacatcaaaaaatcaacacaagatgccaaaactgtcaggtgcccagggaagaaaaaagagaaaagaagaggaggagaaacgagaaaagacagaggtagcaggtaggtaacgttagcctacatgaaattatttgtctgttacagaatgtgatagtaacctggctttttagcattaagctaatgttacatgattcggcaattgctaatcaataaatagctagttctgttttaacgtcgggttaatattgtggagggggctaaattgttttggaaaataataatgtaacgttaggtaattacagtactcccaccttacattcctcagggacatttctttctttctttagtttatttcgaacatgaacacacttacatcataatacatcacacaatttcatatcatttcatttgacatcatgcccgaaaaggagtaggaagaagcaaagcttatttaatcttacccctttcccacttcaaagcgtttacaaatatatagaatcatttactgacctttttatataataaaataacatctatgaattagtatactacagttttgtaatatgtaattaattaattaattcagtcattattaacatactgagatgaagaatatcttattttcaataaggttgaaagtatttctcataattcttcttctttgtactctgtaagcactattattttgaacaacctcttaaactggatcatatcagtacaatttttaacttctttatttaatccattccataatttaattccacatactgatatgctaaaagttctaagtgttgtacgtgcatataaatgtttgtattagatcttttaagcaggtgttttttgtttacattgttattgccttctggttagctaatgtttgccctgcaggtaatcgtcacttttccacccctttatatattaggtatagttttaagtaaaaaaaaaggtcaaagacaaagctattcgggttcttgtgagtatatacacttcactgccgatgtgggggggcgccacctaaaatcttgcctagggcgccagattggttagggccgggcctggctaggagtattcaaaaacgatttgaaattagtaatggtctcagctgacgaggtgctcaaaaaattgagcgcgcgcCACCAAAACAAGGCCactggccttgacaatatcccctccagattcctcagggactctgccaccaccattgccccgatcatcacacacataataaacctctcaattaaacaaggccaagtaccaaaatatttcaagatagcaagagtaactcccctttttaaaaaagaaagcaaattagaacctggtCACTactgacctgtttctattctcagttccattttgaAAGTATTGGAAAAAattgtttatgaacaggtcgatagttaccttgccaccaataaactcatgtacaaattccaatccggcttcagaactaaccactccactgacacatgccttctctatctgaccgaccacatcaaacatgaggtggaggcgggcaaatactgcggcatgctcatgctggaccttcagaaggcctttgacaccgtaaaCCACGCAATACTGTTGGATATGCTTgaagcaatcggatttgataaaacctcatcgagctggatgcaatcttacttggaggggaggaaactggtggtagaggtgaacggtacCCTGTCCcctcctctcagtaagctgtggagtcccccaaggcagtatattagggcctttactgttcctaatatacgtaaACGACATGTcaacagcatgcgactgtgaattgttcctgtttaCGGATAAATCGACCCTGCTAGTGTCACAGTCTCTGTttgtttgtctctgtgtgtgtatttGGGAGAGTGGGTGTGTTTTGGGCGTAGGCGTGGCTCCAGCTCTCAGCCTGGCACAGCTGATCCCAGCACCCTAATCACTCACCTGCCTGTCATCAACTCATCACCTACAGCCTACAAATGTTTGGACTTCACTCGGCGCGATCGCCAGATCGTTTCACCTTTCTACATGTGGTAACGCTTCTCACCCCTTTGTTCTTGAATTCTAGCACTTTTTGGATGTCTTGCGAATctgccatttttgtgtttttggctcCTCATTCTACCCCTGTTTTTTCCCTCTGCCTTCAGTTCCCTACCTGCCGTGTGTGCCtgctcagcctgctagcctcagcctgctagcctcagcctgctagccacagcctgctagcctcagcctgctagcctcagcctgctatCCACAGCCTGCTAGTcacagcctgctagcctcagcctgctcgCCTCAGTGTGCTCTCCTGGACTGCCAAGCCAAGGACTACGAGCTCCCTCCTTTTCCTCTGGTTGTATTAATAATAACCCTTGAACTTTAAATCTGTGTGTCTTTTCTGCATTTGGGTCCACCAGTTTTACCAACCGTGAcagctggtatccggcaaggacaaatcacaggtggaaaaaatcctcagtgccgaactctgtagaattcttacctggctcgctgacaataagctatccatacacttagagGTAAAACGGGattcatcctatttgggtcccacattaaccttaagaaagtcagtgacttcactattaaagtgggtgacattgttatcaccaggaaagatgaggtcacctacctaggttccaatctagaggctaatctttcctgtgataaaatggcaaccaaggtaatcaaaaaggtcaaccaacgaacaagatttctctacagaatctcctctctggtcaacaaaagcactatgaagattctagcgggaactctcattcaaccttttttcgactacacatgcacctcctggtaccccagcacctccaaaaccctcaaatcaagactccaaacatcccagaacaagctagtcaggttacttctagacctccaccccagatcacacctcactcctacccacttctccaaagtgggctggctcagggtggaggacagagtaaaacaacttgcactgagccttgtctataaaattcgctacacctccctggtaccaaagtacat is part of the Nerophis lumbriciformis linkage group LG19, RoL_Nlum_v2.1, whole genome shotgun sequence genome and encodes:
- the LOC133618945 gene encoding uncharacterized protein codes for the protein MRVEDDHCDFYLVGKSSAKHPGFGGNVIHSCLTADRNRRNKSLTGRIDRRSTIFLLLLLSGETELNPGPVTTRLMLSRLAKSSSAVSTPMTVANDAKEASLAAGPRRSYAKNISSPPAPALTCSSSPELTCVPVAEEDSPDTGEDTGEDSGEDSGSAADGVMAVDDTLVTSEDGSPQTLTDYTAAHGPPAAYTGFRGFFVQPWSLFSASPKPAKTTPSPPTWAPPSPTPGSPITWQMNNGPLSPSLKPLLPNRELDSTATTNMVIPPSSGQYLSPADSDVLFGSSGLHIIHLNVNSLSGTKLDQIREMFHDHKWVCFGRRRGSSSQPGTADPSTLITHLPVINSSPTAYKCLDFTRRDRQIVSPFYMCSLPAVCACSAC